A stretch of the Manis pentadactyla isolate mManPen7 chromosome 16, mManPen7.hap1, whole genome shotgun sequence genome encodes the following:
- the PXT1 gene encoding peroxisomal testis-specific protein 1: MKKAHVATVYEPEELLNTSPKVTNCCKSLWVKYSFQRTYMTRLVCSQAVSAMPRKTDHSSPFQPKVNRICQSLHQEEIIQELTVKLRHIGDSIDHRMAQEALQQEGRDALAHFIFIFFGGVHGLLRFLWNNHLV; the protein is encoded by the exons atgaagaaagcaCATGTTGCCACTGTTTATGAACCTGAAGAACTTCTGAATACCTCTCCCAAAGTAACAAATTGTTGCAAATCACTGTGGGTGAAATACAGTTTTCAGAGGACATACATGACCAGACTTGTTTGCTCCCAGGCAGTTTCAGCCATGCCAAGGAAAACAG ATCACAGTTCACCTTTTCAGCCCAAGGTGAATAGAATTTGCCAGAGCCTTCATCAGGAAGAAATAATCCAGGAGTTGACCGTGAAGCTGAGACACATTGGAGACAGCATTGATCATAGGATGGCTCAAGAG gcTCTTCAACAGGAAGGCAGAGATGCACTGgctcattttatcttcattttcttcGGAGGAGTTCATGGGCTGCTGCGCTTTCTCTGGAATAACCACTTGGTGTAA